ACATCGACTGCCACCCGTGCCGCAGCAGTTTCATAGTCTGCCACCTGCCACACCTGTGGGCAAAGAGTCTCCTAAACCTGTCAGTCTGCCTATTTTACCACCGACAGGAAGTACTACGTTGCAACCCACCAACTACACGGCAAGTCCAGCGGGCCCAGCAATGCCTGTAATACCTGCAAACACCCCACCAGTAGTGGAGCAGTCGGCACCGGCGAATGAATTTTACACGGGTACGCCCGTTGATACGTATTCCACTCACGCACCGATTTATTGTCGTTCGGAGTGTGATTTTGGGCACCGCTTACCCGGTCAGTGGCTGTACCCAGGCACTGGAAGCTGGCAAATTCTGATGGGCGGCTTCTTTTCTACGGCAGTGGGGCCAACTGTCCCACCATATGAGTATGCCCCACTATCAATTCGGCGGGGCTGGATGCTGGGCAATCTGTTCCCAGAGAAAAACATCTATCCCGGCAGTTTTGAAGTGCTGCTGGATCTGTCTTTAGCCGTGGTGACCAGTAGTTACGGTGATATACACGGTGGACCGTCGGCAATCTTCCGTTACAACATTCCTGCCATGGAAGGTGCGGTTAATCCCTACATTCAGGCAAGTGCTGGTTTTGTGATCAATGATGCCTACAAGGATAGTTCCCAGCGGGCAATCGGACAGGCATTTGAATTTCTGCTGGGTACCGCTGCCGGTATCCGCATCATGTTGTCTGATGACGTTTCTTTTGATGTGGAAGTGGGTTTCGAGCATATGTCGAATTTCTCACTGGGTGAACGCAACCTCGGCATCACGAATTATGGTGCCCGCTTCGGCTGGACTTATTACTTCCCAAATTAATTTCCTGCGAAATCATTTTTCCGCACGATTGACCATTTCATTTACCCATCGGTACGCATGGTGGGGTGCAGCCTTTGGAAACGGAACGGATTCAGAACTACCTTGCGTCTTCGCGGCTTTGCGGTTGATCTTGAAAAAGAAATTCCCTTGCTTGCGCTGCGGGCTATGAAGACAAACCGCTGCTCACAGGCAAATTTCGTCACTGACGCATCCCGCTCGTTATGTCCTTTGGGAATTAATGAAGAATTTGTCTTCTTGGCGACGTGGCGTCTTGGCGGTCAATACGCATGTGTGCGACTACTTTTGAAAATGAAGAAATTTCCTTGCTGGCGCTGCGGGCTATAAAGACAAAAAAGGCTCTGTTATTCCAACTCTAAAGGATTTTCATCTGCCACGGTGGGGGCACTCAGCGACTTGCCCGCAATCATCCGAATTTCTCCACCATCCTGCTCGACGTGCCGCACCAGGTAGCGTGGGAGGCGACACCGCATTTTCGCAGTGGATTCCAGGTATTCCTGATGATACACTTCCGCATGGGCCTGCAGATAGGCCTGAAGACGAGAGTTTCCCAGCTCCATCGAAATATCCGCTTCGATAAAATCTTCCGTCAACTGCTCAATCACGGCTTCCTGCAACTCTTCAATCCCTTCCCCCGTTGCCCCACTGATCGCCACCACATGGGGGTGGGCCTGGGATAACAGACTGAGCACGGTGCGATCCTGCAGTTTATCGACTTTGTTTAATACCAGAATTGTCGGCTTATTGAGGCATCCCAGTTCATCTAACACTTTGTTGACCGCTTTAATGTGCTCTTCCGCGTACGGGTGGCTGCAATCGACCACGTGAAGCAGCAGGCGAGCCTGGCGGGCTTCTTCTAACGTTGCTTTGAATGATGCCACCAGGTGGTGGGGAAGGTTACGAATGAATCCTACCGTATCGCTGAGCAGCAATTTGCCAAAATCGCGGATGTGCCACTGTCGCGTGCGGGTATCCAGCGTGGAAAAGAGCTTATCTTCCACATAGACATCGGCGTGGGTCAGCCGATTCATCAGTCGACTTTTACCCGCGTTGGTGTATCCCACCAGCGAAACCGTGTATTCTTCCGCCCGACTGCGGACTTCGCGTTCTTTGCGTGCCTGAACCACCGTCAGCTTCAATTTCAGATCCCGAATCCGGGTAGCAATGATCCGGCGGTCTTCTTCTAACTGGGTTTCACCAGGACCACGCATACCAATCCCACCAGAATAGCGGGACAAGTGGGTCCACATCTGCTTCAAACGAGGCAAAGAATACTCCAGTTGGGCCAGTTCCACCTGCAATTTTGCTTCCGGAGACCGGGCTCGGCTGGCAAAAATATCGAGAATCAGTTCACTGCGGTCCAGCACCTTGATTTTGGTGGCTTTTTCCAGGCTTTTGCCCTGTCCGGGTGTCAGATCGTTGTCAAAAATGATCAAGTCGGCATCGGTGGCCGTGGCTAATTCGACCAATTCGGCCATTTTTCCTTTGCCAATATAGGTGCCAGGGTCAATTCCGTGCCTTTTCTGGGTTAATTCCCCCACCACTTCGGCACCAGCAGATTCCGCCAGACCACGAATTTCGTCGCACGGATCATCTGTCAGCCAGTGTCGACCGGGTAAATCAACACTCACCAGGATCGCCCGTTCCTGGTTCGCGGTCATTTCATGACGTGTTTGCTCAAACGATGAACTAATAATCAGACTCCACGGGTGATCCCACCCAACAATCCAGTTAGTTAGACAGACGAGGACCGGTTTAGGTTCTCTTTGGGGCAGATCATATCTTAACAGAATAAATGGGAAGTTGAACAGCAGGAGATTGATTCTTGAACTGCCGGATTTTACCCACCGCTGCCGCCAGTGGTGCGCTGAACATGGCACTGGATGAAGCGATGTTTCAGTATGCGCTGCAGGAAAGCCAGGCCTGCCTGCGGTTTTACACGTGGGAACGCCCCACGGTATCCCTGGGGTATTTTCAGCCGATCGAACTGCTACAGACCCACCCACAGTTACTGCAGGCCGACGTGGTGCGTCGCCATACCGGCGGTGGGGCGATTGTCCACCACCTGGAATTGACCTATTGTCTGGCGTTACCCCCACAGCCACAGTGGTTTACGTCAGAAAACTGGTTGTGCCGGATGCACCACATCATTCAGGAAGCCTTTCTGACATTCGGGGTGGTTACGGACGCACTCATATGTGGGCTGGAAACGAAACGCGATCCGCTCCTTTGCTTCCAGCACCTGACACCGGGCGACCTGCATATCAATATGCAGAAAATTGTGGGCAGTGCCCAGCGACGACCTCGACAGGGACTGATGCAGCACGGCAGTATTTTACTGGCACAAAGCCCATTGACCCCCACCTTACCTGGGGTGCTGGAACTTTCTGGTATTTCTGTGGCTGGAGACGAATTGCAAACCGCCATTTGTGCGAAATTTGCCGAAGCGACCAGTACCAAATTCCTTCAGGCAGAGTGGACCGCAGATGAACTGGTGCTGGCAGAAAAAATCGCCGCCGAAAAATATGCCCACCCCACCTGGACGAATAAACGCTGATTGGCTTTCAGTCCCCAGAATTCACTGTATTTCTTGAAATACACCGCGTAAAATGAAAAAGTCGGCAATTATCCGCTGATGGAATCTCATCGATGGTAACGACCTCTGCTAGCTTGTTGGATCGGGTTCGCACTGGTTCAGACCCATCGGCCTGGTCGCGTTTTGTCGAATTGTATACCCCCATTTTGCACCACTGGTGTCACCGTCTGCGCTTAACAGAGTCCGATAGTGCGGATTTTATTCAGGATGTCTTTCTGATCCTGGTCTACCAGCTTCCACGGTTTCGCTACGATCCCAAACAGAGCTTCCGAGCATGGTTGAAAACAATTCTAATGAACGTCTGGCGCAACTATGAACGTAAGCGTTCACGGTTACCTGTAGCTGGGGAAAATGCAGAATTAATCGCAGATAGCGATCCTGGCCATTTGATCGATGAGGCAGAACATCGGGCATTTCTCATGAAACGGGCCTTGGAAATCGCTCAGGTGAATTTTGAACCCACTTCCTGGAAAGCCTGTTGGGAATTTGTCGTGCGGAATCGCCCAGCGGAAGAAGTCGCTGCGGAACTCCAGATCACGGTCAATGCGGTTTATCTTGCGAAATCCCGCGTTCTGCGCCACCTCCGAACGGAACTTGCCGGGCTACTCGATTAAGTCGAACATTCTTTTTATTTCTCTGACAGATTTCAATTTGATCGGTGTACTCATTACGTAACTGATCAGTTCAGATCACTGATCCTTGAGGTTCCCCCAATGCAAATGGCTTCGGAATGTCCTTCTGCCGAAATGCTTCAGCAGTTACTGTTGGGGTACGGCAATGATGCGACAGCCGACTTGTGGGAGCAACATCTGACGATTTGCCCAAAATGCACCACTCTGGCGAAAGAATTGCAATCGGATGATGAACTGGTTCGCCAAATCCGTGACTCCGCCCAGTTGAAACAGACACCGGAGCCAGAAATCGTCTCGACGCTTATTTCCGTGTTTCGTCAGCTTATGCCAGAAGGAAATCCTGCCACATCATCCTGGTTTGGCAGTGCGGATACTACAGATTATCTGGCCGCACCATCAGCTCCCGGTGAGATCGGACGTCTGGGCCCATACACCATCAACGAGATTCTCGGTGCGGGTGGGATGGGAGTGGTCTACCGCGGTTACGATCCGCGATTGGAACGATCCATCGCTGTGAAGATCATCCGCCCGAATCTACTCGATGACAACAGCATCAAAATCCGATTTCTTGCAGAAGCCCGTGCTGCAGCAGCAGTTGAGCATGACCATATCGTCGGCGTCTACTCCATCGAAGAGCATGATGGAATATCCTGCATCACCATGCCACTCCTCGAGGGAGAAACACTCGAAAAGCGGATGCGGCAGCAAAAGGCACCGCTGGGAGCCGTCGAAATTGTAAGGATTGCCACGGAGTTGCTTTCTGGCTTACAGGCGGCCCACGAACGTGGCCTGATCCATCGGGACATCAAACCAGGTAATCTCTGGCTGGAACATCCCACCGATCGCCTGAAAATTCTGGATTTTGGACTCGCGATGCCGTTGAACGGTGATGGTGACAGCAGGTTCGCTGGCACACCGGGGTATATGGCACCAGAACAGGCACATGGGCAGCATATCGATGGGCGTGCTGATTTATTCAGCGTGGGTTGTGTCCTTTACCATATCTCCACTTCGCAACGGCCTTTTCCAGCTGATACTCCCGTGGGGATGATTGTCCGCACCCTGACATCATCGCCTCCTCCAATTGGCGAACTGAACCCGAAGCTGCCAGCACCCTTGACAAGCTGGATCGACAGTCTGCTGGCGAAGGAACCCCAGAATCGACCTGCAAGTACAGAAGCTGCCCTGCAACAACTGCAATCGATTACTGCCGCGATGGTCAGAAGACAGGCACGGATCACCCGCCGGCGCTGGATTGCCGGGGTGGCTGCCGCGGGAGTGATTGGAACTATCTCCGCCTGGGGCTTATTTCAGGCGAACCAGCCCAGGCCAGCCGTTCCTGTGACGATTACATTTCATGCAGATTCTGATGTAGGTACGGTCATCCTTTCACGTGATGGGATCGAAGAGCGATTCGATCCTTCACGAGAGAAAGATCAGCTGCTGGCACCCGGTGACTACCAGATCCGTGCGGTGAAATCACGCAACAATCGAAATTTATTCCCCCAGACCCTCGTGGTACTGCCAAAAGAACCGAAGACAATCAGTCTGGCACTGGTTGGCCAGGAAGCGATGACGAAAGCCCACTCGAGTATCGTTACCGGAATCGCAGTGATTACAAAAGGAGACTCCTACACGGTACTTTCCAGCTCACTGGATCGCACCCTTGGATCGTGGGAGCCTGGCAGCAAAGAAGCACCGAAATTTGTGAACCTCGACAGCCCTGCACTGTGCCTGTCTGCCACGTCTGATGGCTCTGTGGTAGCGACCGCTGGGGGAAACAAACGGCAGCCCTTTGATCTGGATGTTCACCTGTTCAACGGGAGAACGCTGCAAAAACGCGGGCAGCTACTTCAGGGACATACACGTCGGGTTTCAACGCTCGCACTGTCTCCAGATGGAAAACAACTGGTCTCGTCTGCTTTCGCGGAACTCCTGTTGTGGGACATCGCCAAAGGTACCAGCGATATCCTGGAAGGTCACCGGGATTGCGAGGTGCGAGCAATTGTGTTTGACCCGAATCGAAAACAGATCCTTACGGGAGACGAGGAAGGCTTTCTTTTTCTGTGGGATCTCGAGCAGGTCAAATTTTTGCGGAAGATGAATGCGATGACGACCGGGTCTACCGGTGGTGTTACCGCAATCGCCTTCCTTCAGAATGGATTTCTGACAACAGGGGATGATGGCGTGATCCGCCTGTGGGATCGGGACACCTTCACTCCTCGTGAGGTGAATCGAGTGAAAAAAGGGACTGTCCTGCGTTCTTTGGCGGTATCGAAAGATGATAAACGATTGCTGAGTGGTGGAGACGATGGGTGCGTGCGATTGTGGTCATTGCCCGATGGTGCGCTGTTGCACGAATTCAAAGGACATACGAAAGCGGTCAGCGGGGTATTGTTCACCCCAAACGAGCGATCAGCAATTTCAAGTAGCGAAGATCATTCGATTCGTTTGTGGCGATTACCTTATTGATAAACAATCGCTGCCAATGATGAGTTGAAAAAATTGTGATCGACAGCGCGCGGAAAACAGCCGCGGCTGATTACCATCAACATCTATAACATTGGGAAAGCACCCACCGTCTATCAAATGGTGACAAACTGATTGCAATCGTGGATTCGCTGAATTCCTGCCTACTTTACTGATGCCAGTTTTCTGTATTGATTTTGCTGAAATTGTTTGGGGTATTGACAAATGTCTCGACTTGCATTGCTGGTACTTTTGATTGGCATCGCCACAATCACCTTCGATTCAACGAATCACTGGTCTACTTACGCCCAAGTGAAAGGAAAAAAGAAAAAAGGGATTGCCAAAATTCCTGAGCCAAAGCCGGAAGATATTAAAGAAGATACTTCACGGGTGTTGCCTGTTTTTGATCCAGGTTCCCATACCCAGGCGATCAGTGCCATGGGCTTCAGCAAGGATAATTCCAAACTGATCACCGTCGGACAGGATTTTACGGTGCAGGTTTGGAGCAGTTCGACTGGCGAACGACTTGATGTCCTCCGCTTGCCAGGATATGGCCGTGAAAAAGGTTACGATGCCGGGCGCTGGGATGTTGCAGCGGTTTCCGCTGATGGCAATCTGGTGGCCATCGGTGGGCAGATGAAACTGCTGAGCTCAACGGGCGATGACCGTACTGGTCGGTTAGTCATTGTGGATGTTGTGAAACGCACGGTAAATCGCGTCCAGATTCGAACCGGGCTGAATCGACCAGTAACTGCATTGGCTTTTTCCCCTGATGGAGAGATGCTGGCGATTTCAATCGAAACAGGACCAAAAGAAAATCCAGTTCTGATGATGGTGGGTGACCTCAAGAAACGAATCAAGACTGCCAACCCCATGATCAGGACCACAGACTGTCATCAAACACTGGTACCCAGAACAATCAACAAATTGGCATTTTCGCCGGATGGTCAACAATTATTGATGAGTGATAGCTCACAAAAAATATCCATTTGGGAGATCCCCAGGGTAGCTGCTCCACAGGCGAAACTTGTGAAAGAACTGCTGCCAGAACTCGAAACCCTGGGGCTGGCCTGGTCGCCAGATGGCAGGCAGTTTGCATATACGGTGAAAACGAACACGGAAGAGAGTCGAATCCGTGGCTTTGACATACGCTCTGCTGATGGCACGCTGGTCAAGCCCTGGCGCATACCAGACCTCACCCCTCCTCTGGGGAAGGGGTTTGTTACCATCTTTGGAATTCAATATCTGGACGCACAAACTATTTTCGTAGCAGCGAATGGTGGCCTCGCTGGTGCAGGTGGTGGGACCATTCCTGTGGTGGTTGATCTGGTCACTGGAAAGTCGCGTCAGCTCAGTTCTCACCAAGAAGGGATGGTCAATATTCCCGTCTGTGCTGCAACGACGGATGGCAAACTCGTTGCCTACACCGTTACTGGTAATACCGAAGTGATTGTCAGCAGGCCAGACGGGACTGCACAAATTCGTTGTGGTCAGCGCAGTCCCGCACCATATTACCTCGGTTGGTCGAAAAATCCCTCCCGACCTGGATTTGCCTGGAACACGGGCGACATTCCCAAAGGTAGATTACAGGACTGGGATACTTCCGGGTTGAAACAGGGATTTGACTTGACGACGATGGAGCCAATTGCCAATGTCGTTGTTGGCCAGTACGACACTGCTCGCTTCAAACATGGCGAGTGGTCGATAAAAAATATGAACAGGGGTGCAAAAGCACCTGACGATGGCTTTCGTGGGCTCTCGCGTTTGATGCAAGGGGAGAAGGCAATAGCGGGTATACCAGTCGGTGCGGACAATGCCCACACCCTGATTCCAAATGGAGACCAGCCACCTCTGGTAGCACTGCGACAAAAATCGTCGTTTGAGGGACCAGACGTAGGCCAGATCTACAAGTCCGATGGGACCCTTCTGACACAGGTGCTGCCGTACGCCAACATGTTTTCATACATGGCTTCCTCACCAGATGGTCGATTTCTTATCTGTACCACAGGCACCCCGCGGATCGTTATCTATCGGACGGATGGCTCACAGTATCCTCTGTTGTCCTTTGCACAACTCAACGGTGAATGGGTCTGCTGGACTCCGGAAGGGTATTATGCGGCCAGTCCCGGTGGGGAAAAACTCTTTGGCTGGGCTATCAACAATGGGCAAAACTCCCTGGTTAGTTTTCATCCTGCAGAGAAATTTGCCAAGCAGTTCCGCAGACCGGACATCATCAAACTGGCAATTGAAAAAGGATCGGTACAGGATGCGTTGCTGTCACTCAGCGTGAAGCCAGCCGATCAGAATAATATTACATTGCCACAGGCGAAGCTGACACTTGTCTCAAAAACCGAAACAAAAGTTATTCTGAAAGCAGAAGCATGGTCCAGTGACAAAGAAAAGCCGGTGTTGTCCATGCGTGTGTTTCTGGATGGTCGCCCAATTGCCGATGGTAAAGGGGACTGGTCGCCAGCAATAAACGGTTCAGCGGAAGCAACTTTCGAGCTCGATATCCCCACTGGTGAACGTCCATTTGAATTCAGACTGTTTGTGCGGAACGCTCAAGGTTCAAACAGTTCCGAACCGGTGATGGTGATTGGCAAACCAGAAGCCGCCAACAGCTCGAAGTTATATCGCCTGTGCATCGGCATTAATGAGTACCAGAATTCGATTACGAAACTGAACGCAGCAACGAAAGATGCCAAGGATATTTTCGAAAGCTTTGCCTCGAACTGTGTGGGCCAGGGGAATCTCTTCGGCGTTACTGGTGGTGAACTGATTCTCGATCAGGATGCCACCAGGGACCGCATTCTCCAAGAGATCAAGAAAGCTCGCAAAGCAACGAAGCCAGGCGACTTGCTGGTGATATTCTTTGCTGGCCACGGTGTGAAACAGGTTATCCCGGGCAAGGATGATGAAGAAGAGAAATCGGACTATTTTCTGCTGACTTATGAAGCGAATACACAAAAAGATCTTACTGGTTGTTCACTTTCCGGAAGTGACCTTCAGAAAGCACTTGCGGATATCGAATGCCCTGTTTTACTGCTCCTGGATGCGTGTCACTCGGCGGAAGCAATCAAGTCGTTACATTCGGTGAGCGCGACGAGACAATTTCGGTCAGCCACCGATGATCTGACACGTACGATGATTGACGAACGGGTGGGAGTCACAGTGATGTCGGCAGCAATGTCCAGGGAGCAGGCGTTTGCCAGTCGTGAAAACGGGCACTTTACTGCGGCGTTGCTGAAGGGCCTTAAAGTAGAAGAGGGGGTTCATTTCAATCGGTATGAACGGCAGTTGTATGTGAACCAACTGTACAATGTTGTCCATGACGAAGTGAGGCATGCCACACAGAATGCCCAGACCCCCGTGTTTAACATGCCATGGTTTTCACAACCATTTGGCATTCGCAAGGTGCTGGCCAAGTAAAACAGCATCATTTGTCGTAAGTGCTTACCATTTCAGCAGTTAGCATGAGTGCCGTTGATGGGTTCCTTCCCACTGCCAAAGAAATATGAAGAAAAACTAATTAATTTTGACATTCCACTGAATCAAGGGTGGTTTCAAATAGTTGTTTGATCATCACGCCGGGATGATCGGAAAATGGAAACACTCAACAGATAGATCGGTAAGTAACCGATTCAGAATTTGCTCAAACCGTGGGTGCGGGGAATGCTTTGCCCAGTTCTGCCACCTGACCGCGGATGGTAGCGTGCAGCGTGGTGTCTTCCGGTCGTTCCAGCACCTGACTGATCCACTTGCCAATCGTGGCCATTTCGGCTTCCTTCATCCCACGGGTGGTCAATGCGGGCGTGCCCACGCGAATACCACTGGGGTCCAGTGGTGGGCGTTCATCAAACGGAATCATGTTTTTGTTCACCGTAATGCCCGCCTGATCGAGGGCATGTTCGGCCACTTTACCGCTGACACCTTTCGACCAGACATCCACCAGAATCATGTGGTTGTCGGTGCCACCGGAAACCAGGCGAAAACCCTGTTCCAGAAACGTGGCGGCCAGTGCCTGGGCATTTCGAATCACCTGCTGCATATCCTGCTGAAAGCTGGGTTGCAGGGCTTCTTCGAACGCAACTGCTTTGCCCGCAATCACATGCATCAACGGGCCGCCCTGGATGCCAGGGAAAACAGCAGAATTAATCTTGGGGCCCCAGCTTTCTTTGGAAAGAATAATCCCCCCGCGTGGGCCTCGCAGGGTTTTGTGGGTCGTGGACGTGACAAAATCGGCATGGGGAACCGGATCCGGATGCAGTTTTGCTGCCACCAGACCAGCGATGTGGGCCATATCGACCATGAACAGGGCACCCACTGATTTGGCGATTTCCCCAAAGCGGACAAAATCAATCTGACGTGGGTAGGCACTGGCACCCGCAATGATCATTTTTACCTGGTGCTGCTTCGCCAGAGATTCCACCTGATCGTAATCAATCTGGTGGGTCTTGGCATCCACCCCGTAACCCACCGGCTGAAAATATTTGCCGCTGATGTTCAACTTCATGCCGTGCGTCAGGTGCCCACCGTGGGCCAGATCCATCGCTAAAAAGGTGTCGCCAGGTTGCAGTGCGGCCAGAAAGACTGCCATATTTGCCTGAGCACCCGAGTGGGGCTGCACATTGGCCTTTTCTGCCTGAAACAGCTTCAAAACCCGCTCAATGGCCAGTCGCTCTACCACATCGACATTCTCACAGCCGCCATAATATCTACGGCCGGGATAGCCTTCCGCGTATTTGTTGGTCAGCACGCTCCCCTGAGCCTGCATGACCGCACGGCTGGTGTAATTTTCGGATGCAATCATCTCCAGGCCGTGCTGCTGACGTTGGCGTTCTGCCTGAATTGCTGCCCAGATTGCTGGGTCTGTTTTTTCCAGATCGTTCATAAGTTCTACGTAGTTAAACCAAGGTTGTTATATGATGTTGTGCGTCGAAAAAACGTCCATTTGACCGCACCGTGGGCCATCTTTATGAAAGTAAACTCATTAATGAGAATTTACCCATCACTTGCCGCACATTTTTCAAGCGAATCAGGAACCTCAGATAATCTGCAGTGATATTTTCTTCGCACTTTTTCTTTCCCGTTCGCACCTGAACAACTAAAAAATGGATTTCTGGCATTGAAACTACCACAGAGAACCTGGGACAGCATGACGAAATTACCCATCCGACGAGCGTTGATCAGCCTTTCGGACAAAACCCACATTGAAGATCTGGTGCGGGTGCTCACGGAATTTGGCGTGGAGTTGATTTCCACCGGCGGAACGCGGCAACTTCTTGCTGCCAAAGGATTTACGGTCAAAGATATCAGCGAAGTGACCCACTTTCCCGAGATGCTGGATGGGCGGGTAAAAACGCTGCACCCCAAGATCCATGGTGGGCTGCTGGGGCGACGCGATTTGCCGGAACATTTGCAGACAATGGAAGAACACGGCATAGAACCGATCGACATGGTGGTATGCAATCTGTACCCGTTTGCGCAAACACTTGCCAAACAGGGAGTTACGGAAGAAGAACTGATTGAAAATATCGATATCGGTGGGCCTTCGATGCTGCGGTCGGCTTCGAAGAACTTTGTCGCCGTGGCGGTGGTTACCAGTCCCAGCCAGTATGGGGATATTGTTGCCGAATTGAAGGCAAATCAGGGTTCGTTAACATTGCATACCCGTCGACAACTTGCTGCGGCGGCGTTCCAAATGACGGCAACTTACGACAGCACCATTGCGAATTATTTTGCAAAAGAGGAGAGTACAACCGAATTTGCCCCCCACCTGCAAATCAACGCAACTCTTTCCAGCACCTTACGTTACGGCGAAAATAACCACCAGAAGGCGGCATTGTATCTGGAACCAGGTGTCCACCATGCGTGCGTGGCGACAGCACGCCAGTTGCACGGCAAAGAACTCAGTTACAACAACATTCTGGATGTCGATTCCGCTTTCAACCTGGTGCGGGAATTCGCCCCACCTGCCGTGGTGGTGGTCAAGCACAACAATCCGTGCGGTGCGGCCAGTGCTCCAACGCTTGTCAAAGCGTTTGAAGATGCCTGGGCGGGTGATCCCAAATCCGCTTTTGGTGGGATTCTGGCGTTTAACCGTCCATTGGATGAAGAGACAGCGAATCTGATTGCCGAACCGGGCCGGTTTGTGGAGTGCATCATTGCACCAGGGTTTGAACCGAAAGCGGTCGAAATTCTCACCACCAAGCCCACCTGGAAGGCGAATGTGCGGTTGCTGACCACGCCAGAAATCAGTCTTCCCCCGCAAGGGTGGGATTATCGTCGCGTCGATGGTGGGATGCTGGTGCAGAACCGCGACGTGGGTGCGGACCACCCGGAAACCTGGAAAGTAGTCAGTAAACGCCAGCCCACCCCAGAAGAACTGGAAGAACTGAAATTTGCCTGGCTGGTCTGCAAACATGTGAAAAGTAACGCGATTGTTCTGGCACGTGGGACGAAAATTGTCGGCGTGGGTGCCGGACAGATGAGCCGCGTTGATTCCACGGAAATCGCCATCAAAAAAGCGGGTGAACTGGCACGTGGCAGCGCACTGGCTTCAGATGCATTCTTCCCATTTCGGGATAATGTCGATCAGGCAGCCGGCCACGGCGTGCAGTGCCTGGTGCAGCCTGGTGGTTCCATGCGGGATCAGGAATCGATCGAGGCAGCCAACGAACACAATATGGTGATGTTGTTTACCGGCATTCGCCATTTTCGGCATTAATTCTGCCCCGCGAACAATCTTGGAAAAATCAGCGTCTATCGGTGGAGTTCGACTAAAATAAAGAACACGTTTACAGGGAAATAAGTCCATGAGCCGCATCGTTGGAATCGATCTGGGCACCACAAACAGTGCGATTGCCTACATGGGTGAAAACGGCCCCACGTTGATCCCCAATGCCTTGGGTTCCAATCTTACCCCATCGGTGGTGGCCATTGAC
The Zavarzinella sp. DNA segment above includes these coding regions:
- a CDS encoding caspase family protein yields the protein MSRLALLVLLIGIATITFDSTNHWSTYAQVKGKKKKGIAKIPEPKPEDIKEDTSRVLPVFDPGSHTQAISAMGFSKDNSKLITVGQDFTVQVWSSSTGERLDVLRLPGYGREKGYDAGRWDVAAVSADGNLVAIGGQMKLLSSTGDDRTGRLVIVDVVKRTVNRVQIRTGLNRPVTALAFSPDGEMLAISIETGPKENPVLMMVGDLKKRIKTANPMIRTTDCHQTLVPRTINKLAFSPDGQQLLMSDSSQKISIWEIPRVAAPQAKLVKELLPELETLGLAWSPDGRQFAYTVKTNTEESRIRGFDIRSADGTLVKPWRIPDLTPPLGKGFVTIFGIQYLDAQTIFVAANGGLAGAGGGTIPVVVDLVTGKSRQLSSHQEGMVNIPVCAATTDGKLVAYTVTGNTEVIVSRPDGTAQIRCGQRSPAPYYLGWSKNPSRPGFAWNTGDIPKGRLQDWDTSGLKQGFDLTTMEPIANVVVGQYDTARFKHGEWSIKNMNRGAKAPDDGFRGLSRLMQGEKAIAGIPVGADNAHTLIPNGDQPPLVALRQKSSFEGPDVGQIYKSDGTLLTQVLPYANMFSYMASSPDGRFLICTTGTPRIVIYRTDGSQYPLLSFAQLNGEWVCWTPEGYYAASPGGEKLFGWAINNGQNSLVSFHPAEKFAKQFRRPDIIKLAIEKGSVQDALLSLSVKPADQNNITLPQAKLTLVSKTETKVILKAEAWSSDKEKPVLSMRVFLDGRPIADGKGDWSPAINGSAEATFELDIPTGERPFEFRLFVRNAQGSNSSEPVMVIGKPEAANSSKLYRLCIGINEYQNSITKLNAATKDAKDIFESFASNCVGQGNLFGVTGGELILDQDATRDRILQEIKKARKATKPGDLLVIFFAGHGVKQVIPGKDDEEEKSDYFLLTYEANTQKDLTGCSLSGSDLQKALADIECPVLLLLDACHSAEAIKSLHSVSATRQFRSATDDLTRTMIDERVGVTVMSAAMSREQAFASRENGHFTAALLKGLKVEEGVHFNRYERQLYVNQLYNVVHDEVRHATQNAQTPVFNMPWFSQPFGIRKVLAK
- the glyA gene encoding serine hydroxymethyltransferase; this translates as MNDLEKTDPAIWAAIQAERQRQQHGLEMIASENYTSRAVMQAQGSVLTNKYAEGYPGRRYYGGCENVDVVERLAIERVLKLFQAEKANVQPHSGAQANMAVFLAALQPGDTFLAMDLAHGGHLTHGMKLNISGKYFQPVGYGVDAKTHQIDYDQVESLAKQHQVKMIIAGASAYPRQIDFVRFGEIAKSVGALFMVDMAHIAGLVAAKLHPDPVPHADFVTSTTHKTLRGPRGGIILSKESWGPKINSAVFPGIQGGPLMHVIAGKAVAFEEALQPSFQQDMQQVIRNAQALAATFLEQGFRLVSGGTDNHMILVDVWSKGVSGKVAEHALDQAGITVNKNMIPFDERPPLDPSGIRVGTPALTTRGMKEAEMATIGKWISQVLERPEDTTLHATIRGQVAELGKAFPAPTV
- the purH gene encoding bifunctional phosphoribosylaminoimidazolecarboxamide formyltransferase/IMP cyclohydrolase; its protein translation is MTKLPIRRALISLSDKTHIEDLVRVLTEFGVELISTGGTRQLLAAKGFTVKDISEVTHFPEMLDGRVKTLHPKIHGGLLGRRDLPEHLQTMEEHGIEPIDMVVCNLYPFAQTLAKQGVTEEELIENIDIGGPSMLRSASKNFVAVAVVTSPSQYGDIVAELKANQGSLTLHTRRQLAAAAFQMTATYDSTIANYFAKEESTTEFAPHLQINATLSSTLRYGENNHQKAALYLEPGVHHACVATARQLHGKELSYNNILDVDSAFNLVREFAPPAVVVVKHNNPCGAASAPTLVKAFEDAWAGDPKSAFGGILAFNRPLDEETANLIAEPGRFVECIIAPGFEPKAVEILTTKPTWKANVRLLTTPEISLPPQGWDYRRVDGGMLVQNRDVGADHPETWKVVSKRQPTPEELEELKFAWLVCKHVKSNAIVLARGTKIVGVGAGQMSRVDSTEIAIKKAGELARGSALASDAFFPFRDNVDQAAGHGVQCLVQPGGSMRDQESIEAANEHNMVMLFTGIRHFRH